The proteins below come from a single Garra rufa chromosome 3, GarRuf1.0, whole genome shotgun sequence genomic window:
- the c3h11orf68 gene encoding UPF0696 protein C11orf68 homolog has translation MAEDEAAGQGEHLSAEDYAAEAMAADMDPWIIFDARKTPRAEFGGWLESNRPSRVSRYGDGDGGGPVGWIAVKGPHYCEDAADVEGLQDSWETLLDSGRSISFGTIKELALNHNVLYGKWLMHLDTGFKVDRAWECIARAALDGKIDSAKASPRDPLSDSRHVICVYNQNFTDEEQVIRLDSTIRAAGVKCVLYYKPDVYSYLGIYRNNRWKICPTIYESMFDLESVPRRSHVINKVTNQEVT, from the coding sequence ATGGCGGAGGACGAGGCCGCGGGGCAGGGAGAGCATCTCTCGGCGGAGGACTACGCCGCCGAGGCCATGGCCGCCGACATGGACCCCTGGATCATCTTCGACGCCCGCAAAACGCCTCGAGCCGAGTTCGGCGGCTGGCTGGAGTCCAACAGGCCCTCGCGGGTCAGCCGCTACGGGGACGGGGACGGGGGCGGGCCGGTGGGCTGGATCGCCGTAAAGGGGCCGCACTACTGCGAGGACGCGGCGGACGTGGAGGGGCTCCAGGACAGCTGGGAGACGCTGCTGGACAGCGGGCGCAGCATCAGCTTCGGCACCATCAAGGAGCTGGCGCTCAATCACAACGTGCTCTACGGGAAGTGGCTGATGCACCTGGACACGGGCTTCAAGGTGGACCGCGCCTGGGAGTGCATCGCCAGAGCCGCGCTCGACGGCAAGATCGACTCGGCCAAAGCCAGTCCCCGAGACCCGCTCTCCGACTCCAGGCACGTCATCTGCGTCTACAACCAGAACTTCACGGACGAGGAGCAGGTGATACGCTTGGACTCCACCATCCGGGCCGCCGGCGTCAAGTGCGTCCTGTACTACAAACCCGACGTCTACTCCTACCTGGGCATCTACCGCAACAACCGCTGGAAGATCTGCCCCACCATCTACGAGAGCATGTTCGACCTGGAGAGCGTCCCTCGCCGCTCGCACGTCATCAACAAGGTCACCAATCAGGAGGTCACGTGA